TGCGAGCGAATTTGAAATCGTCGCCGAAGGGCTTGCTTCCGCGCCAGACTTCGCTCGGGAAGCGCATCAGCAAAACGGTCGCTGCACATTCGTCGTCGACAAGCAGCATCAGCAGCAGGCGATTGAGAAGATTTGGAATGGAGGCGGAAGGGTCGTGAGCGTTACTCCGCGAACGCGAAATTTAGAGGATCTCTTCGTGCAGCTAATGAGGCCATCTACGCCGTCCGACGGGACGCATCAATGATTCCACTCCTGCTTCTGACAAGAAGCTTCATTCGCCAGAACCGCTGGTTGCTGCTCGCGTTCGTCGTATGGCCGTTCCTGCTTGGAGCTTTCACCTGGTCTCCTGAGCATCGCGCGAACAGAGTCGAAGTCACGGAGATCGTGCAGCAGGAAGTTTTCTACGGAGTCGCAGTCGTCGCGTTTCTCGCAAGCTCTGCTGTGTACAACGAAAAACGTTCTCGGCGGATTATCGGAGTGCTCTCCAAAGGCATCAGCCGTGGCCAATATTTATGCGGACTGCTGCTGGCGTGTTCAGCATTCGCCGCAATCTACTTCGCCGCAGTTGCCGGCTCGGTGATCTGGCTGGTTGGAACTTCAGGACCGACTTTGGCAGCGTGCATCTGCCTGCTCGCACAAGGATTCACCGCAGCATTCTGGGCAGCGGCACTGTCATTGTTATTTGCGACGTTCCTTCATCCATTCCTGGCTGCAGCGGTCGCCGGAAGCGCGGCCTTCGCGCCGCTAGCTATGTCGAAACCGAATGCGGCGATCGCCTCGGCCGCCACACTCATGAGCTCCGCCGGTGGACTCGCGCCCAACATTGTTTGGCCTGCAGTCTTTGCTGCGCTACTGGAGGGACTGGCTTTTACGTTCATCGCCATCCGCATCTTCGGCACTCGCGATGTAACTGTAAGTATCGAGTGAACCGCTAACTTGCGACAGCACCTGCCGCCAGAGTCCGCCAACTTGTGCATCCGCTATAATCTCAAACAGAGAAGTTATCGCCGCTTCTGCGAATCCCCCGCTCCAGAGACTTCTTGCCTGGCCGGGAAACCAGGGAATCACCACTGATGGCAGACAACAACAGCAATAAACAAAAACCCAAAGTTCTGGTCGTAGACGACGAGCGCGTGATCGCCGACACTCTAGCGATCATCCTCAACCAGAACGGATTTGCGGCGACGGCCGTCTATAGCGGCACTGGAGCGATTGAGAAGGCGCGCAGCGAGCGCCCCGATCTGATCATCAGCGACGTGATGATGGACGACATGAACGGCATCGACGCCGCCATCAACATCCGCCAATTCCTGCCAAGCTGCAAAATTCTTCTTTTCTCAGGACAGGCAGCCACAGCGAAGTTATTAGAAAACGCCCGCGCCCGCGGACATCACTTTGACATCCTCGCCAAGCCGGTTCACCCGCAGGATTTGTTGGCTAAGTTGAGAGACTAGCTCCGACAACTATTGTTCGGTCGGTACGGTTGTCGAGTCAGTACCGTTCCCGGTAGGGAATGGGTGTGTAAGTGTCGGGAGGGTTCGCTCACCCATTCGCTACCGCGAACGGTACTGACCAAACCGACGCCACGGCGCGCGGACTACTCAACCCCAAACACCGCATTCACATGAGCCGTAACCTTCACCTTGCTGGCGGCGAAGTCCTCCGTCGGAGCTTTGGCCACTGCTCCTTCCATCGCCATGGTGCGCGCGTAAGGCATCACAGGAATCGCCTGCTGGGTGTCGACTGAAGCTGACATCAACGCGCCAAGCTGTTTGCCACTCGCTTTCGCGAGAGTGTCCGCATACATGCGCGCGCGTTCATACGCTTTATCAATTGCTTTCTGCTTAGCTGCATCGACATCTTCGAGGTCGTAACTCATGTTCTGTCCCGTGATGCCATTCAGTCCGGCGAGTGCTTCGGTGACAGGAGCGATCTTCTCGAAGTTTTTCAGCTTAATCGTCACGCTTGTGCCCACGCGATAGCCGACTACCTTCTGCTTGGGATTCTTGTAATCGATCACTGGATAGAGGCTGTAGCGCGAAAGCTCAGCCGACTTCGGATCGATGCCGGCCTTGCGCAGAGCATCGCGCAACTGCTCGGCAAGCCGACTGGCGCTCTCGAAAGCGGCCTGCGAAGTATTTTCCTGCGCGGTGATTGAGCAGGTGATAACTGCGGTATCAGGAGCCGATTCGAATTCTCCATCGGCGCCCACAGAAATGGAATTCGGCAGAAAGTTCGGGCCGCGATTCTCCTGCGCCGTCGCGACGACGCTGGCAAGCATGAGCAGAGCTATAGCGAGTTTCAAATTGCACTCCGTTCTGAAAGTAGCATTCAATTCTAGAACGCGAACACAGGCTCTTCTTGCGGAGTCAAACCGTTTCTCACCACGGAGACACGGAGAACACGGAGAAAACTTTGGAAGTGGCCGAATCGGCAAAACCTGGCAGTAAATCCTGAAACGTCGCTGCCGCAATCTGACCACCAAAAAACAGACGGAGCACCAACCCTCGGTTGATGGACTAAGCGACAAACCCCGAATGCTTTTCTCCGTGTGCTCTGTGGCTCCGTGGTGAAAAATGGGGTTAAACGAACTTTCAACCTGCGGAGAACTCCTGTATCGTCATGAAGCATCTCCGGCATGGGACTCAACGCTCTCGACCTCACACTGCTCGCGGTTTATCTGCTCGGCATCACCCTCTTTGGCATTCATTTCCGCTCCGCCGATCGCTCGCTGAAAAGTTACTTCCTCGCTGATCGCAATATCCCGTGGTGGGCAATTTCGCTCTCGATTGTCTCCGCCGAGACGAGCACGCTGACCGTGATCAGCATTCCCGGCCTCGCCTACGATCGGGATTTCGGTTTTCTGCAGCTCGTTCTTGGATATTTAGTCGCGCGCGTAGTGATCTGCATAATTTTTGTGCCGCAATATTTTCGCGGCGATTTCTTCACGGCCTACCAACTCATCGATCATCGCTTCGGACGCCGCCTTCATCGTGTCACCGCCGGGTTGTTTCTAGCGACCCGGGCAGCAGCAGAAGGCGTGCGTGTCTGGGCGATCTCGATCGTCATCGCGATTGCGCTCAGCAGCATCTTTGCCCGTTTCGGGCTTTCTGGAGACAGTCGCGACATTCTTTCGGTCGCGATCATCACGCTGCTAACGCTGATTTATACGTTCGAAGGCGGCATGTCTGCAGTCGTGTGGACCGACGTGGTACAGATGAGCATCTACGTCGCCGGAACGGTCGTTGGATTTTTCACCATCCTTCATCTCATGCCCGGCGGTTGGAATACCGTGCACCAGATCGCCGGCAGCGCGGGAAAGTTTCGCATCTTCGATTTCAGCTTCAGCCCATCGAACAGCTACAGCTTCTGGGCTGGAGTGATCGGCGGAACGTTTCTTACGACTTCGACGCACGGCACCGATCAGCTCATGGTGCAGCGTTTGCTGGCGGCCAGAAATGAACGCCAGTCGAAGATCGCGCTTCTCTCCAGCGGTGTTTTCATTTTTATTCAGTTCGGATTGTTTCTGTTGGTCGGAGCTTCGCTTTATGCGTTTTACAAGCTGTTCCCGCCAGTAACAGCGTTTGCGAGTTCCGACCGCATCTTCCCGTCATTCGTTGTCAATCGCATGCCGCACGGCATTTCAGGATTACTGATCGCCGCCATTCTCGCGGCAGCCATGTCAAACCTCAGCGCCGCGATCAACTCTCTTTCCTCAACGACAGTTGTTGATTTTTACCTGCGTCGAAATCCGCAAGCGTCGGAGAAGCGCCGCGTAGCGATCTCCCGTTTTGCAACGATCATCTGGGGCATCGTGCTCTTTGGACTGGCGCTGCTGTCGCGGCACGGCGGCCGCGTAGTCGAGATCGGACTCACGATCATCTCTGTCGCCTACGGTTCCCTGCTCGGCGTCTTCCTGCTGGGCATTCTCACCCGCCGCGCCACAGAGGGCGGCGCAATCGTCGGCATGATCTGCGGACTGGCGCTGAACCTATATTTATGGCTGGGGGCCAAGCAATTCGCGACCTGGGCGGGATTCAGCATCGCGTATACATGGCTCGTAGCCATCGGCACAGTTGTGACGTTCGTTGTCGGGTACGGCGTCAGCCTGTTCACCACTCCCGCCGCGGAGCGGCAGCATGCATGAAATGACGGCAATGGCGCGGACCGAATCGGCTCAACTGCCGCGCGCGCTAGGCCTGCGCCATGCCATTGCAATCGTTGTAGGCACGATTATCGGCAGCGGAATCTTCCTCGTTCCCAAAGAAATGATGCAGGCGGTCGGCTCCGCCAAGCTGGTTTATCTGGCATGGATTGTCGGAGGAGTTCTTTCCGTTTTCGGCGCGCTCACGTATGCCGAACTGGGAGCGCTGAAGCCGCAAGCCGGCGGCGAGTATGTCTATGTCCGCGACGGCTACGGTCCACTCGCCGGCTTCCTGTACGCGTGGACATGGTTCGTAATCGCCAAACCTGCATCGATTGCGACCATCACGATCGGAGTGATGCGCATCCTCGGCACCTTCAACACCTTCAGCTTCCTGGGTAACGTCGCGATAGCCACGCCATTTACGATCACCTGGGCTCAAGTTGGAGCCATCCTGGTCACGATTCTCATTTCGGGACTCAACTACATCGGCGTGCGCAAAGCTGGAGACTTTCAATACATCTTCACCTGGCTCAAGGTGCTGATGATCGGAGCTATCGTCGGCGTCGCATTCAGCTTTCGCGGCGGCACCTTCCACAATTTTTCGACCACTTTCGCGGGAGCCACGGGCGGCGTTAACGGTTTCATGATCGCTCTGGTTGCGGCGCTCTGGGCATATGACGGATGGAACGATCTGAATATGGTCAGCGAAGAGATCGAGCACCCCGAGCGGAATATCCCGCTGGGCCTCATCGTTGGAGTGCTCGCCGTTGCGGTGCTCTACATGGCCACGAACGCGGCCGTGCAGTACGTGCTTCCTGCTGCTCAAGTCGCGGCCTCGGATCGTCCTGCATCCGATGCCACGCTGCTCGCGATCGGAGCGGTGGGAGCCATGATCGTCTCCGCAGGCATGGCGCTCTCGATGGTCGTCGGCCTGAATGGGACGGTCATGAGTGGAGGTCGAGTGCCTTTCGCCGTCGCCCGCGACGGATACTTCTTCCGCGTCCTGGCCGAAGTTCATCCGCGCTTTCTCACGCCGGGAAATTCGCTGATCGTGCAAGCGATTTTGTCGTGCGCTCTGCTGTTGATGGTCTCGCGATTTCAGCAACTATTTTCCATCGCCATCTTCGCCGAATGGCTCTTCTACATGGTTGCTGCCAGCACAATCTTCATTTTTCGGAAGCGAATGCCGGACGCGCCGCGTCCATATCGCGCGTGGGGGTATCCGGTGGTGCCGGCGATCTTCATCGTCGCCGCGGCATTCCTGCTTTATTCAACCTTTGCGGAGAATCTCGGCCGTTCCCTAATTGGGAGCGCAGTGATTTTGGCGGGGATTCCAGTGTTTCTCTATTTCCAAACACAACAGAACCGGCGCCGGTAGGCGCTGGGGCAGCCGCGTCTTGTGCGGCTGCGTTTCTCGAAATCGGCTGCAGCATCGTTGAACCCGGAGCTGGCCATCCGGCCATCTCCGGCCCAGCGGCTACCGCCGCCGATTCTGTTCGCTCTCCCGCACCTGTGATTAATGGGAACTGGGCGAACATCGACTAGGGTCTATCTGCTTCACCTTCCAACAACTTCCTTAAGTCGTTCGCAGCATACCGAATACCCACAAAGAAAGCCCCGAACAGCGCGTACACGGCACTGACTTCGTCGAAACGCATTTCGTAAATCAATCTCTTGAACACCAGCGGATCATCGGCGAAGAGCGTGACGCCCCACTCCCAATCATCGAATCCAATCGAGCCAGTGATGATCTGTTTCACCTCGCCAGCATAGCGACGTCCGATAAGCCCGTGCTCATTCATCTGCCTCTGGCGTTCTTCAATGGAAAGCGTGTACCAGTTTTTGTCCTCGCCGCGACGACGATCCATTGGGTAGAAGCAGATATATCGATTCGGCGGCATGGCGGGATACAGTCGTGAATGCATTGCTTCGCGTTGTCGGGCCAGCGTCTCCTCGATCTCGCGTTTCCATTCAGGAGAATGCGGCTCGATCCCGCGCTCCATGAGAGCGCGATAGGCCTTCACCGTTGATTCGTAAAGTCCAAGTTCGATGACTGACAAGTAAGAAGATGCAGGCTCGAGAAAATCGTTCAATCGCGAGCGCGAGAGCTGCAATTGCGCCTGGTTCAGCGCGTCGAACGAT
The genomic region above belongs to Terriglobales bacterium and contains:
- a CDS encoding response regulator; the encoded protein is MADNNSNKQKPKVLVVDDERVIADTLAIILNQNGFAATAVYSGTGAIEKARSERPDLIISDVMMDDMNGIDAAINIRQFLPSCKILLFSGQAATAKLLENARARGHHFDILAKPVHPQDLLAKLRD
- a CDS encoding SIMPL domain-containing protein, producing MKLAIALLMLASVVATAQENRGPNFLPNSISVGADGEFESAPDTAVITCSITAQENTSQAAFESASRLAEQLRDALRKAGIDPKSAELSRYSLYPVIDYKNPKQKVVGYRVGTSVTIKLKNFEKIAPVTEALAGLNGITGQNMSYDLEDVDAAKQKAIDKAYERARMYADTLAKASGKQLGALMSASVDTQQAIPVMPYARTMAMEGAVAKAPTEDFAASKVKVTAHVNAVFGVE
- a CDS encoding amino acid permease; the protein is MHEMTAMARTESAQLPRALGLRHAIAIVVGTIIGSGIFLVPKEMMQAVGSAKLVYLAWIVGGVLSVFGALTYAELGALKPQAGGEYVYVRDGYGPLAGFLYAWTWFVIAKPASIATITIGVMRILGTFNTFSFLGNVAIATPFTITWAQVGAILVTILISGLNYIGVRKAGDFQYIFTWLKVLMIGAIVGVAFSFRGGTFHNFSTTFAGATGGVNGFMIALVAALWAYDGWNDLNMVSEEIEHPERNIPLGLIVGVLAVAVLYMATNAAVQYVLPAAQVAASDRPASDATLLAIGAVGAMIVSAGMALSMVVGLNGTVMSGGRVPFAVARDGYFFRVLAEVHPRFLTPGNSLIVQAILSCALLLMVSRFQQLFSIAIFAEWLFYMVAASTIFIFRKRMPDAPRPYRAWGYPVVPAIFIVAAAFLLYSTFAENLGRSLIGSAVILAGIPVFLYFQTQQNRRR
- a CDS encoding sodium:solute symporter: MGLNALDLTLLAVYLLGITLFGIHFRSADRSLKSYFLADRNIPWWAISLSIVSAETSTLTVISIPGLAYDRDFGFLQLVLGYLVARVVICIIFVPQYFRGDFFTAYQLIDHRFGRRLHRVTAGLFLATRAAAEGVRVWAISIVIAIALSSIFARFGLSGDSRDILSVAIITLLTLIYTFEGGMSAVVWTDVVQMSIYVAGTVVGFFTILHLMPGGWNTVHQIAGSAGKFRIFDFSFSPSNSYSFWAGVIGGTFLTTSTHGTDQLMVQRLLAARNERQSKIALLSSGVFIFIQFGLFLLVGASLYAFYKLFPPVTAFASSDRIFPSFVVNRMPHGISGLLIAAILAAAMSNLSAAINSLSSTTVVDFYLRRNPQASEKRRVAISRFATIIWGIVLFGLALLSRHGGRVVEIGLTIISVAYGSLLGVFLLGILTRRATEGGAIVGMICGLALNLYLWLGAKQFATWAGFSIAYTWLVAIGTVVTFVVGYGVSLFTTPAAERQHA
- the hemQ gene encoding hydrogen peroxide-dependent heme synthase produces the protein MSVARTARSEVASMPEVPLTIEGYSVLHQMMKVRWSEWRKLNGSEKREIADEASAIFSAMEQNHNGQSALYSLLGHKGDLLLVHFRESFDALNQAQLQLSRSRLNDFLEPASSYLSVIELGLYESTVKAYRALMERGIEPHSPEWKREIEETLARQREAMHSRLYPAMPPNRYICFYPMDRRRGEDKNWYTLSIEERQRQMNEHGLIGRRYAGEVKQIITGSIGFDDWEWGVTLFADDPLVFKRLIYEMRFDEVSAVYALFGAFFVGIRYAANDLRKLLEGEADRP